In the genome of Bradyrhizobium sp. CIAT3101, one region contains:
- a CDS encoding N-carbamoyl-D-amino-acid hydrolase, which produces MARCVTVAAGQLGPIARSDTRREVVARLMALMRQAKANGCDLIVYPELALTTFFPRWYFEDQAAIDNFFEREMPGAETQALFDLARASGIGFCLGYAELTVEAGLVHRYNTSILVDKNGAIVAKYRKVHLPGHAEHEPWRKFQHLEKRYFEPGSGFGVVDAFGGVMGMAICNDRRWSETYRVMGLQGVEMVMIGYNTPVHNPPAPEHDDLSLFHNHLVMQSGAYQNGTFVVGVAKAGVEEGVDHIGGSCIIAPSGEIVARCTTKGDELAIARCDLDLCNSYKRTIFNFDVHRQPQAYGMIVERKGVATMADGTAVHTLSRRPGEGRDP; this is translated from the coding sequence GTGGCGAGATGTGTGACTGTGGCGGCCGGCCAATTGGGCCCGATCGCGAGGAGCGACACGAGGCGTGAGGTGGTGGCGCGCCTGATGGCGTTGATGCGCCAGGCCAAGGCCAATGGCTGCGATCTGATCGTCTATCCTGAGCTCGCGCTCACCACCTTCTTTCCGCGCTGGTACTTCGAGGACCAGGCCGCGATCGACAATTTTTTCGAGCGCGAGATGCCGGGAGCGGAGACGCAAGCCCTGTTCGATCTCGCGCGCGCGAGCGGCATCGGATTTTGCCTCGGCTATGCCGAGTTGACGGTCGAGGCTGGACTCGTTCACCGCTACAACACGTCGATCCTCGTCGACAAAAACGGCGCGATCGTCGCGAAATACCGCAAGGTCCATCTGCCCGGCCACGCCGAGCACGAGCCCTGGCGCAAGTTTCAGCATCTGGAGAAGCGCTATTTCGAGCCGGGAAGCGGCTTTGGCGTGGTCGACGCGTTCGGCGGCGTGATGGGGATGGCGATCTGCAACGACCGCCGCTGGAGCGAGACCTATCGGGTCATGGGCCTGCAGGGCGTCGAGATGGTGATGATCGGCTACAACACGCCGGTGCACAATCCGCCCGCGCCCGAGCATGACGATCTCTCGCTGTTCCACAATCATCTGGTGATGCAGTCGGGCGCCTACCAGAACGGCACCTTCGTGGTCGGCGTCGCCAAGGCCGGCGTGGAAGAGGGCGTCGACCATATCGGCGGCAGCTGCATCATCGCGCCGTCGGGCGAGATCGTCGCGCGATGCACGACCAAGGGCGACGAGCTCGCGATCGCCCGCTGCGATCTCGATCTCTGCAATTCCTACAAGCGCACGATCTTCAATTTCGATGTTCATCGCCAGCCGCAGGCATATGGGATGATCGTCGAGCGGAAGGGCGTGGCGACCATGGCGGATGGGACGGCTGTACACACCCTCAGTCGTCGTCCCGGCGAAGGCCGAGACCCATAA
- a CDS encoding DUF4118 domain-containing protein → MRRAGLYGVPRVRPWSWQAFLLGFIVVAASAALQGVCVALGAKLYFAAFLPSLFVLGLVAGAPAAVFAALLTVPLVWWAFIPPFFEFTPLSSANADSINLFCLLAVLLIGLADLCRASMTINGRGGLKSPGESAATNSQ, encoded by the coding sequence ATGAGGCGTGCGGGACTGTATGGCGTACCGCGAGTACGGCCATGGTCGTGGCAGGCATTTCTGCTCGGATTTATCGTCGTCGCAGCGTCGGCTGCGCTCCAAGGTGTCTGCGTCGCGCTCGGCGCAAAGCTCTATTTCGCGGCGTTCCTCCCCAGCCTGTTCGTGCTCGGCCTCGTCGCGGGTGCACCGGCGGCAGTGTTCGCCGCATTGCTCACCGTGCCGCTGGTGTGGTGGGCGTTCATTCCGCCCTTCTTCGAGTTCACGCCGCTGTCCAGCGCGAACGCGGATTCCATTAATCTGTTCTGCCTGCTCGCCGTGCTCCTGATCGGCCTTGCCGATCTCTGCCGCGCGAGCATGACGATCAACGGCCGCGGTGGATTGAAGTCGCCGGGTGAGAGCGCGGCAACGAATTCGCAATAA
- a CDS encoding GlxA family transcriptional regulator: MSTPASASPERHIVVLVYPNIMAMDVCGPMEAFGMANALAGRGLYRLSVTAVTTDPISTSLGFSIVPNSALADLDGTIDTLLVAGGYGHVAALSDPALVGWLREAAPKARRHGSICTGAFPLAASGLLDGKRATTHWALAPSFAQNFPATTLEIDRIFVRDGQTYTSAGITAGIDLALALIEEDHGRTFALRVARSLVVFLKRPGGQSQFSTHLQAQFSAVPALRKAQEWALAHLAEDLSAEALAAHVGMSERNFRRLFVDELHETPREYVERIRLDEARRQIEDTDLPAQTVAKRCGFGTVHSLRRAFVRQLGVTPQWYRAQFQKNEAARDGT, translated from the coding sequence ATGAGCACGCCCGCTTCGGCCAGCCCGGAACGCCACATCGTCGTTCTCGTCTATCCGAACATCATGGCCATGGACGTCTGCGGCCCGATGGAAGCCTTCGGCATGGCGAATGCGCTGGCCGGGCGCGGCCTGTACCGTCTGTCGGTCACCGCCGTGACCACCGATCCGATCTCGACGTCATTGGGGTTCTCCATCGTCCCCAACTCCGCGCTCGCCGATCTCGACGGCACGATCGACACGCTTCTGGTCGCAGGCGGATATGGCCACGTCGCGGCGCTAAGCGACCCCGCCCTGGTCGGCTGGCTGCGCGAAGCAGCCCCCAAAGCGCGACGACACGGCTCGATCTGCACCGGTGCGTTTCCGCTCGCGGCATCCGGCCTTCTCGACGGCAAGCGCGCGACCACGCACTGGGCCCTTGCACCGTCTTTCGCGCAGAATTTTCCGGCGACGACACTCGAGATCGACCGCATCTTCGTGCGCGATGGCCAGACCTACACGTCGGCCGGCATCACGGCCGGGATCGATCTCGCGCTTGCCCTGATCGAGGAAGATCACGGGCGCACCTTTGCCCTGCGCGTGGCCCGCAGCCTTGTGGTGTTCCTGAAGCGCCCGGGGGGACAATCGCAGTTCTCGACACATCTCCAGGCGCAATTCAGCGCGGTTCCCGCCCTCCGAAAGGCGCAGGAATGGGCACTCGCGCACCTGGCCGAGGACCTCAGCGCAGAAGCGCTCGCAGCCCATGTCGGGATGAGCGAGCGGAATTTTCGCCGGTTGTTCGTCGACGAGCTTCACGAGACGCCGCGCGAATATGTCGAGCGGATTCGGCTCGACGAAGCGCGGCGTCAGATCGAGGACACTGATCTTCCCGCCCAGACTGTCGCAAAACGGTGCGGATTCGGCACCGTGCACAGCCTGCGGCGCGCCTTCGTCCGTCAGCTCGGCGTGACCCCGCAATGGTATCGCGCACAATTTCAGAAGAACGAAGCGGCGCGCGACGGCACCTGA
- a CDS encoding TetR/AcrR family transcriptional regulator encodes MQKIARKAEPAPNPPGRPREFDMDTALDGAIRVFCERGYHATSIGELTAAMRLATGSVYKAFRDKHAVFVAAFERYVSVRREQTRAAAARGANGRERVRNVLSSYVEHSQGSEGRRGCIVVGSAVELSAVDPAMRARVSAQLKTNENFIAGLIREGQADGSIPDHVEADDTARLMICMTQGLRVVGKVRLPLDDERLLGVAMKLLA; translated from the coding sequence ATGCAAAAGATCGCCCGCAAAGCCGAGCCTGCCCCCAATCCACCCGGCCGTCCCCGCGAGTTCGACATGGACACCGCGCTGGACGGCGCGATCCGGGTGTTTTGCGAGCGTGGTTATCATGCCACCTCGATCGGAGAGCTGACCGCGGCGATGCGGCTTGCCACTGGCAGCGTCTACAAGGCGTTTCGCGACAAGCATGCCGTGTTCGTCGCTGCCTTCGAGCGCTATGTGTCGGTGCGCCGGGAGCAGACCCGGGCCGCCGCGGCGCGGGGTGCGAACGGCCGCGAGCGGGTGCGCAACGTGCTGTCGTCCTATGTCGAGCACTCCCAGGGTAGCGAGGGCCGCCGCGGCTGCATCGTGGTCGGCAGTGCGGTCGAGCTGTCGGCGGTCGATCCGGCGATGCGCGCGCGCGTCTCGGCGCAACTCAAGACCAACGAGAATTTCATCGCGGGCCTCATTCGCGAAGGGCAGGCCGACGGCTCCATCCCGGACCATGTCGAGGCCGACGACACCGCGCGGCTGATGATCTGCATGACGCAGGGCCTGCGCGTCGTCGGCAAGGTGCGTCTGCCGCTCGACGACGAGCGTCTGCTCGGCGTCGCGATGAAGCTGCTTGCCTGA
- a CDS encoding TonB-dependent siderophore receptor — protein sequence MNRIAADGILLSVAGRGVARSVLAVLMTSGAFFASPQAFAQTAPAPGATLPPVNVTAPEAQRRSSSSAASRRSSGTRSRRTQTAHRPETAPAPKPFAQSQDARTGTVGYFTNSTSVATKSNTPIVNIPQSLSVITHEQIRDQNYQGLTDVTRYVPSVAVHQGEGNRDELVIRGVDSSANFFVNGFRDDVQYFRDMYNAQSIEVLKGPSAITFGRGAGGGLLNRTLKEADGNRVYQATAQTGSWGDRRVTLDAGQAINENVAARLNVFYEGSDAFRDFNHLERYGINPTVTLKPDDFTKVKLSYEYYHDGRTADRGNPSQSLPGGVTRFNPTTPFAPNGNFQTFFGGPSLNTAQATVQTGMAIIEHDFQNGLTVRNGTIAADYQKFYQNIYPTGGALAGAVNPADTAVNLGAYQHTTNRDNVFNQTDFIYKGWTGPVAHTVGFGTEFGRQTGVDIRNTGVFPNGTNTIVQNPFAPTYFGPVNFVHHFTGTNTDGVTTPDSNSKYGLNIESGYLRDTIEFSRALQLIVGTRFDRFEMSALDMNTNINRARTDNLVSPQAALIVKPIESMSVYTAYSISYLPASGDQFSSLTDGTLILQPQKFENTEVGMKWNINPKLLFSTAIYNLNRTNQPIADGNNPGFFFPSGATLTRGFEASLVGYVTDQWQSSLGYAYTDAKITSATSATVVAGNRVQLVPYNQFAWWNKYQFTPVWAAALGIIYFGDSFASSDDTVRLPSFVRFDAGVYATIDANWRAQLTVENIFNKGYWASADGNNNISPGQGRTVRVQASYRF from the coding sequence ATGAACCGCATCGCAGCCGACGGAATTCTATTGTCTGTTGCCGGCCGCGGGGTTGCCCGCAGCGTGCTTGCCGTATTGATGACGTCAGGTGCGTTCTTCGCCAGTCCACAAGCCTTCGCGCAAACCGCGCCGGCACCGGGCGCAACGCTTCCTCCCGTCAACGTCACGGCTCCGGAGGCGCAGCGCCGCTCCAGTTCATCCGCGGCGTCGCGACGCTCGAGCGGCACGCGCTCACGTCGCACGCAGACGGCGCACCGGCCGGAGACGGCGCCCGCACCAAAGCCGTTCGCACAATCACAGGACGCCCGCACCGGCACCGTCGGCTATTTCACCAACAGCACCTCCGTTGCCACCAAGTCCAACACGCCGATCGTCAACATCCCGCAATCGCTGTCCGTCATCACCCACGAGCAGATCCGCGACCAGAACTACCAGGGCCTGACTGACGTGACGCGCTATGTGCCCAGCGTCGCCGTGCACCAGGGCGAAGGCAATCGCGACGAGCTCGTCATCCGCGGCGTCGATTCCAGCGCGAATTTCTTCGTCAACGGCTTTCGCGACGACGTTCAGTATTTCCGCGACATGTACAACGCCCAGAGCATCGAGGTGCTGAAGGGCCCGAGCGCGATCACCTTCGGCCGCGGCGCCGGCGGCGGGCTTCTCAACCGGACGCTCAAGGAGGCCGACGGCAACCGTGTCTACCAGGCGACCGCGCAGACGGGATCATGGGGCGACCGCCGCGTCACGCTCGACGCAGGGCAAGCCATCAACGAGAACGTCGCGGCGCGACTGAACGTATTTTACGAGGGCAGCGATGCGTTCCGCGACTTCAACCATCTCGAACGCTACGGCATCAATCCGACCGTCACGCTGAAGCCGGACGACTTCACCAAGGTCAAGCTGTCCTACGAATATTACCACGACGGCCGCACCGCCGATCGCGGCAATCCCTCGCAGAGCCTCCCCGGCGGCGTCACCCGGTTCAATCCGACCACGCCGTTTGCCCCGAACGGAAATTTCCAGACCTTCTTCGGCGGTCCGAGCCTCAACACCGCGCAGGCAACGGTGCAGACCGGCATGGCGATCATCGAGCACGATTTCCAGAACGGATTGACGGTGCGTAACGGCACGATCGCGGCCGATTACCAGAAATTCTACCAGAACATCTATCCGACCGGCGGGGCGCTGGCCGGCGCCGTCAATCCGGCCGACACCGCGGTCAATCTCGGCGCCTATCAGCACACCACCAACCGCGACAATGTCTTTAACCAGACCGACTTCATCTACAAGGGCTGGACCGGGCCGGTCGCGCACACCGTGGGTTTCGGCACCGAGTTCGGCCGCCAGACCGGCGTTGACATCCGCAACACCGGCGTCTTCCCGAACGGCACCAACACCATCGTCCAGAACCCGTTCGCGCCGACCTATTTCGGACCGGTCAATTTCGTCCACCACTTCACCGGCACCAATACCGATGGCGTCACCACGCCGGACTCCAACAGCAAATACGGCTTGAATATCGAGTCCGGTTACTTGCGCGACACCATCGAATTTTCGCGCGCACTCCAGCTCATCGTGGGCACGCGGTTCGACCGGTTCGAGATGTCGGCGCTTGACATGAACACCAACATCAACCGCGCCCGCACCGACAATCTGGTGTCGCCGCAGGCGGCCCTGATCGTCAAGCCGATCGAGAGCATGTCGGTCTACACCGCCTACAGCATCTCCTACCTGCCCGCTTCCGGCGATCAGTTCTCCTCTCTGACCGATGGCACGCTGATCCTGCAGCCGCAGAAATTCGAGAACACCGAGGTTGGGATGAAGTGGAACATCAATCCGAAGCTGCTGTTCTCGACGGCGATCTACAATCTCAACCGCACCAACCAGCCGATCGCCGACGGCAACAATCCCGGCTTTTTCTTCCCGTCCGGCGCCACGCTGACGCGCGGCTTCGAGGCGAGCCTCGTCGGCTACGTCACCGACCAATGGCAGTCTTCGCTGGGCTATGCCTATACGGATGCCAAGATCACCAGCGCGACATCGGCGACCGTCGTGGCCGGCAATCGCGTGCAGCTCGTGCCGTACAATCAGTTTGCATGGTGGAACAAGTATCAGTTCACGCCCGTGTGGGCGGCGGCGCTCGGCATCATCTATTTCGGTGATTCCTTTGCGTCGTCAGACGACACCGTGAGGCTGCCGAGCTTCGTCCGCTTCGATGCCGGCGTCTACGCCACGATCGATGCCAATTGGCGCGCGCAGCTGACGGTCGAGAACATCTTCAACAAGGGATATTGGGCCTCGGCCGACGGCAACAACAACATCTCGCCCGGCCAGGGGCGCACGGTGAGGGTTCAGGCGAGCTACAGGTTCTGA
- a CDS encoding MFS transporter: protein MTMNATIDAAPEPDAVSQRLTFVLAAACGMVAANIYYAQPLIAPISAALGLSHAAAGLIVTMTQIGYGTGLLFIVPLGDLVENRTLICTVITLGAAALLAAAFATHALPFLIAALFIGLGSVAVQIIIPYAAHLAPEAIRGRVVGNVSTGLMFGIMLARPVSSFIAAALSWHAVFFCSAALMIVLAIVLRLTLPKRKPVVRMHYGELLLSMPHLVRATPLLRRRALYQAGLFGAFTLFWTVVPLQLASQFGFTQRGIALFALAGVSGVFAAPIAGRLADRGHSRIATIAAMLSVALGFLVTHVGAAGSMLNLACLVAAAIAIDLGVQGNVVIGFRAIFVLGHEHRSRLNGLYMATFFAAGAAGSGLGAWAFAQGGWTLASAIGLALPVASLIYAAAE, encoded by the coding sequence ATGACGATGAATGCCACGATCGACGCCGCACCCGAACCGGATGCGGTGTCGCAGCGACTGACCTTCGTGCTTGCCGCGGCCTGTGGCATGGTCGCCGCCAACATCTATTATGCCCAGCCGCTGATCGCCCCCATCAGCGCCGCGCTCGGCCTGTCGCACGCGGCCGCCGGCCTGATCGTCACCATGACGCAGATCGGCTACGGCACGGGCCTGCTGTTCATCGTGCCGCTCGGCGATCTCGTCGAGAACCGCACGCTGATCTGCACCGTCATCACGCTCGGCGCGGCGGCGCTGCTCGCGGCCGCGTTTGCGACCCATGCGCTGCCGTTCCTGATCGCCGCGCTGTTCATCGGGCTCGGCTCGGTCGCGGTGCAGATCATCATTCCCTATGCCGCGCACCTTGCGCCGGAGGCCATTCGCGGCCGCGTCGTCGGCAACGTCTCGACCGGCTTGATGTTCGGCATCATGCTGGCGCGGCCGGTGTCGAGCTTCATCGCAGCGGCGCTGTCGTGGCATGCGGTGTTCTTCTGCTCGGCGGCGTTGATGATCGTGCTCGCGATCGTGCTGCGTCTCACGCTGCCGAAACGCAAGCCCGTGGTGCGCATGCATTACGGCGAGCTGCTGCTGTCGATGCCGCATCTGGTGCGCGCCACGCCGCTGTTGCGGCGGCGCGCGCTCTACCAGGCCGGCCTGTTCGGTGCCTTCACGCTGTTCTGGACCGTGGTGCCGCTCCAGCTCGCGAGCCAGTTCGGCTTCACCCAGCGCGGTATCGCGCTGTTCGCGCTCGCCGGCGTGTCCGGCGTGTTCGCGGCACCGATCGCAGGGCGGCTCGCCGATCGCGGCCATAGCCGCATCGCCACGATCGCCGCGATGCTATCCGTCGCCCTGGGTTTCCTGGTGACGCATGTCGGCGCAGCCGGATCGATGCTGAACCTCGCCTGTCTGGTCGCGGCCGCGATCGCGATCGATCTCGGCGTGCAGGGCAATGTCGTGATCGGCTTCCGCGCCATCTTCGTGCTCGGGCACGAGCACCGCAGCCGCCTCAACGGGCTCTATATGGCGACGTTCTTCGCCGCCGGTGCGGCGGGATCCGGGCTCGGCGCCTGGGCGTTCGCGCAAGGCGGCTGGACGCTGGCCTCGGCCATTGGCCTTGCGCTGCCTGTTGCCAGCCTGATCTACGCGGCGGCCGAATAA
- a CDS encoding LysR family transcriptional regulator, whose product MSAKEFSYNGPGHAATQLRHLTIRQLRSLAALSAKGSVTAASTQLGLTQPAVTQQLRQLQDLAGLPLVQRTGDGMLLTEAGREVLALAERVEAAITDCQGALDLLAGKTGGTVHLGAVSTAKYFVPHAIAAFSKRSPKIEIKLTVGNREEIREAMHGYDLDFAVMGRPPADVSVDVRQLGRNPHIIVARKGHWLEKDSGLSLTDLVHETFLTREPGSGTRTLMEGMFQKSDLEPIIGMEMSSNETIKQAVIAGLGIAFISAHTVAHELAEGRLIVLDVAGLPIVRQWYVIRRSDKVLLPPAQAMFDFLGSEGANYLPEVPDFGER is encoded by the coding sequence ATGAGCGCCAAAGAATTTTCTTATAATGGCCCTGGCCATGCGGCGACCCAGCTCCGGCATCTGACCATCCGGCAGTTGCGCTCGCTCGCGGCGCTTTCGGCCAAGGGCAGCGTCACCGCCGCCTCGACCCAGCTCGGGCTGACCCAGCCGGCCGTGACCCAGCAGCTGCGGCAGCTTCAGGACCTCGCTGGCCTGCCGCTGGTGCAGCGGACCGGCGACGGCATGCTGCTGACGGAGGCAGGTCGCGAGGTGCTGGCGCTCGCCGAGCGCGTCGAGGCCGCGATCACGGACTGCCAGGGCGCGCTCGATCTGCTCGCGGGCAAGACCGGCGGCACGGTGCATCTCGGTGCGGTCTCGACCGCGAAATATTTCGTGCCGCACGCGATCGCGGCCTTCTCCAAGCGCTCACCGAAGATCGAGATCAAGCTGACCGTCGGCAATCGCGAGGAGATTCGCGAGGCCATGCACGGCTACGACCTCGATTTCGCGGTGATGGGTCGGCCACCGGCCGACGTCAGCGTCGATGTGCGTCAGCTCGGGCGCAATCCGCACATCATCGTCGCGCGCAAGGGGCACTGGCTGGAGAAGGATTCAGGCCTCAGCCTGACCGATCTCGTGCACGAGACCTTCCTCACCCGCGAGCCCGGCTCGGGCACACGCACGCTGATGGAGGGGATGTTCCAGAAGTCCGATCTGGAGCCGATCATCGGCATGGAGATGAGCAGCAACGAGACCATCAAGCAGGCGGTGATCGCGGGTCTCGGCATCGCCTTCATCTCGGCGCACACGGTGGCGCATGAGCTCGCCGAGGGGCGATTGATCGTGCTCGATGTCGCGGGTCTTCCGATCGTCCGGCAATGGTACGTGATCCGCCGCAGCGACAAGGTGCTGCTGCCGCCGGCGCAGGCGATGTTCGATTTCCTCGGCTCAGAAGGCGCGAACTATCTGCCCGAAGTGCCCGATTTCGGCGAGCGGTAG
- a CDS encoding LuxR C-terminal-related transcriptional regulator, with product MRTSEIVDLFPDTDFHAVPAVLDHLAAGVALLDRRLHVQFANKAFRAMTNDGALALRGRTLSSAWPASARQFDRMTRSALSGAPGGTMAIPHPGDGRLITILVAPAQGRARDGLAGLGDHDSAAIIFMLDPARPPALPPQWIMDAYKLTKAEAQVALQASLGHSVSTIGIRLEISPNTVKTHLRRVFAKTGVRGQAELVGLLSALRSVRGDESGA from the coding sequence ATGCGCACCAGTGAAATTGTAGATCTTTTTCCGGATACCGATTTTCACGCCGTACCGGCAGTTCTGGACCATCTTGCGGCGGGCGTGGCCCTGCTCGATCGCAGGCTCCACGTTCAGTTCGCCAACAAGGCCTTCCGTGCCATGACCAATGACGGCGCGCTGGCGTTGCGCGGTCGGACGCTGTCGAGCGCATGGCCGGCCTCGGCACGGCAGTTCGATCGCATGACCCGCTCGGCGCTATCGGGCGCGCCCGGCGGCACGATGGCCATTCCCCATCCAGGCGACGGGCGGCTCATCACCATCCTCGTGGCGCCGGCGCAGGGCCGCGCGCGCGATGGCCTTGCGGGCCTCGGCGACCACGACAGCGCGGCGATCATCTTCATGCTCGATCCCGCCCGGCCACCGGCGCTGCCGCCGCAATGGATCATGGACGCCTACAAGCTGACCAAGGCGGAGGCGCAGGTCGCGCTGCAGGCCTCGCTCGGCCACTCCGTGTCGACCATCGGCATCCGGCTCGAGATCTCGCCGAATACGGTCAAGACCCATCTGAGGCGGGTGTTCGCCAAGACCGGCGTCCGCGGCCAGGCGGAGCTGGTGGGCCTGCTCTCGGCGCTGCGGTCGGTGCGCGGGGACGAGAGCGGGGCTTGA